From one Notolabrus celidotus isolate fNotCel1 chromosome 24, fNotCel1.pri, whole genome shotgun sequence genomic stretch:
- the arl13b gene encoding ADP-ribosylation factor-like protein 13B isoform X3: MFSLMANCCNWLKRWREPARKVTLVMVGLDNAGKTATVRGIQGENPQDVAPTVGFSKVDLKQGKFEVTIFDLGGGKRIRGIWKNYYSESHGVVFVVDSSDVQRIQETRETMAEVLQHPRIAGKPVLVLANKQDQEGALAEADIIENLSLEKLVNENKCLCQIEPCSAVLGYGKKVDKSIKKGLKWLLNNIAKDYEAITERVQKDTAEQRALEEQDKKERAERVRRIREEREREEREEAEREGRQLQEDEPDEEHMPSPFQPISNVICENEDKEKERKRQKVLQDTRTNNQPMGGQEEEEEYEEEADDTRQTAENGSSATPGEQDRKKTRKLHLKRKHRVDPLRTEDGAAESPTPPPPPPPVGWATPKVSRLPKLEPLGDSRHSVSGV, encoded by the exons ATGTTTAGCCTGATGGCGAACTGCTGCAACTGGCTGAAACGATGGCGAGAGCCTGCAAG GAAAGTGACTCTGGTGATGGTCGGTCTGGATAACGCAGGAAAGACGGCCACAGTGCGAGGAATCCAAGGAG aGAACCCCCAAGATGTGGCTCCCACAGTCGGCTTCTCCAAGGTGGACCTGAAGCAGGGCAAGTTCGAGGTGACCATCTTCGACCTGGGCGGCGGGAAGAGGATACGAGGCATCTGGAAGAACTACTACTCTGAGTCTCACGGCGTGGTCTTCGTGGTGGACTCCAGCGACGTCCAGAGGATCCAGGAGACGCGGGAGACGATGGCCGAGGTCCTGCAGCACCCACGCATCGCCGGGAAACCTGTGCTTGT GCTCGCCAACAAACAGGACCAGGAGGGAGCGCTGGCCGAAGCAGACATCATCGAGAACCTGTCGCTAGAGAAGCTTGTTAACGAGAACAAGTGTCTGTGTCAGATC GAGCCGTGCTCTGCTGTCCTAGGCTACGGCAAAAAGGTCGACAAGTCCATCAAGAAGGGCCTGAAGTGGCTGCTCAACAATATTGCCAAAGACTACGAGGCCATTACAGAGCGCGTGCAGAAGGACACGGCCGAGCAGCGGGCTCTGGAGGAGCAGGACAAGAAGGAGAGGGCGGAGAGGGTGCGGAGGATAcgagaggagag AGAGCGTGAGGAGCGAGAGGAGGCGGAACGCGAGGGCAGGCAGCTTCAGGAAGACGAGCCCGACGAAGAACACATGCCCAGCCCctttcagccaatcagcaaCGTGATCTGTGAG AACGAggacaaagagaaggagaggaagaggcagaaagtgCTGCAGGACACCCGGACCAACAACCAGCCGATGGgtggacaggaggaggaggaggagtacgAGGAGGAGGCAGACGACACAAGACAAACAGCGGAAAACGGCAGCTCAG CTACACCAGgagagcaggacaggaagaagACGAGGAAGCTGCACCTGAAGAGGAAGCACCGGGTGGACCCGCTCAGGACAGAGGACGGGGCAGCAGAGAGCCccacccctcctccacctcctcctccag TGGGATGGGCCACACCCAAAGTGTCTAGGCTGCCCAAACTAGAGCCGCTCGGGGACTCCAGACACTCTG TGAGCGGAGTGTAG
- the arl13b gene encoding ADP-ribosylation factor-like protein 13B isoform X4, translated as MFSLMANCCNWLKRWREPARKVTLVMVGLDNAGKTATVRGIQGENPQDVAPTVGFSKVDLKQGKFEVTIFDLGGGKRIRGIWKNYYSESHGVVFVVDSSDVQRIQETRETMAEVLQHPRIAGKPVLVLANKQDQEGALAEADIIENLSLEKLVNENKCLCQIEPCSAVLGYGKKVDKSIKKGLKWLLNNIAKDYEAITERVQKDTAEQRALEEQDKKERAERVRRIREEREREEREEAEREGRQLQEDEPDEEHMPSPFQPISNVICENEDKEKERKRQKVLQDTRTNNQPMGGQEEEEEYEEEADDTRQTAENGSSATPGEQDRKKTRKLHLKRKHRVDPLRTEDGAAESPTPPPPPPPVSGV; from the exons ATGTTTAGCCTGATGGCGAACTGCTGCAACTGGCTGAAACGATGGCGAGAGCCTGCAAG GAAAGTGACTCTGGTGATGGTCGGTCTGGATAACGCAGGAAAGACGGCCACAGTGCGAGGAATCCAAGGAG aGAACCCCCAAGATGTGGCTCCCACAGTCGGCTTCTCCAAGGTGGACCTGAAGCAGGGCAAGTTCGAGGTGACCATCTTCGACCTGGGCGGCGGGAAGAGGATACGAGGCATCTGGAAGAACTACTACTCTGAGTCTCACGGCGTGGTCTTCGTGGTGGACTCCAGCGACGTCCAGAGGATCCAGGAGACGCGGGAGACGATGGCCGAGGTCCTGCAGCACCCACGCATCGCCGGGAAACCTGTGCTTGT GCTCGCCAACAAACAGGACCAGGAGGGAGCGCTGGCCGAAGCAGACATCATCGAGAACCTGTCGCTAGAGAAGCTTGTTAACGAGAACAAGTGTCTGTGTCAGATC GAGCCGTGCTCTGCTGTCCTAGGCTACGGCAAAAAGGTCGACAAGTCCATCAAGAAGGGCCTGAAGTGGCTGCTCAACAATATTGCCAAAGACTACGAGGCCATTACAGAGCGCGTGCAGAAGGACACGGCCGAGCAGCGGGCTCTGGAGGAGCAGGACAAGAAGGAGAGGGCGGAGAGGGTGCGGAGGATAcgagaggagag AGAGCGTGAGGAGCGAGAGGAGGCGGAACGCGAGGGCAGGCAGCTTCAGGAAGACGAGCCCGACGAAGAACACATGCCCAGCCCctttcagccaatcagcaaCGTGATCTGTGAG AACGAggacaaagagaaggagaggaagaggcagaaagtgCTGCAGGACACCCGGACCAACAACCAGCCGATGGgtggacaggaggaggaggaggagtacgAGGAGGAGGCAGACGACACAAGACAAACAGCGGAAAACGGCAGCTCAG CTACACCAGgagagcaggacaggaagaagACGAGGAAGCTGCACCTGAAGAGGAAGCACCGGGTGGACCCGCTCAGGACAGAGGACGGGGCAGCAGAGAGCCccacccctcctccacctcctcctccag TGAGCGGAGTGTAG
- the arl13b gene encoding ADP-ribosylation factor-like protein 13B isoform X1: MFSLMANCCNWLKRWREPARKVTLVMVGLDNAGKTATVRGIQGENPQDVAPTVGFSKVDLKQGKFEVTIFDLGGGKRIRGIWKNYYSESHGVVFVVDSSDVQRIQETRETMAEVLQHPRIAGKPVLVLANKQDQEGALAEADIIENLSLEKLVNENKCLCQIEPCSAVLGYGKKVDKSIKKGLKWLLNNIAKDYEAITERVQKDTAEQRALEEQDKKERAERVRRIREEREREEREEAEREGRQLQEDEPDEEHMPSPFQPISNVICENEDKEKERKRQKVLQDTRTNNQPMGGQEEEEEYEEEADDTRQTAENGSSATPGEQDRKKTRKLHLKRKHRVDPLRTEDGAAESPTPPPPPPPVGWATPKVSRLPKLEPLGDSRHSDFFKKPLPPLANRPRPNGDASDVIF, from the exons ATGTTTAGCCTGATGGCGAACTGCTGCAACTGGCTGAAACGATGGCGAGAGCCTGCAAG GAAAGTGACTCTGGTGATGGTCGGTCTGGATAACGCAGGAAAGACGGCCACAGTGCGAGGAATCCAAGGAG aGAACCCCCAAGATGTGGCTCCCACAGTCGGCTTCTCCAAGGTGGACCTGAAGCAGGGCAAGTTCGAGGTGACCATCTTCGACCTGGGCGGCGGGAAGAGGATACGAGGCATCTGGAAGAACTACTACTCTGAGTCTCACGGCGTGGTCTTCGTGGTGGACTCCAGCGACGTCCAGAGGATCCAGGAGACGCGGGAGACGATGGCCGAGGTCCTGCAGCACCCACGCATCGCCGGGAAACCTGTGCTTGT GCTCGCCAACAAACAGGACCAGGAGGGAGCGCTGGCCGAAGCAGACATCATCGAGAACCTGTCGCTAGAGAAGCTTGTTAACGAGAACAAGTGTCTGTGTCAGATC GAGCCGTGCTCTGCTGTCCTAGGCTACGGCAAAAAGGTCGACAAGTCCATCAAGAAGGGCCTGAAGTGGCTGCTCAACAATATTGCCAAAGACTACGAGGCCATTACAGAGCGCGTGCAGAAGGACACGGCCGAGCAGCGGGCTCTGGAGGAGCAGGACAAGAAGGAGAGGGCGGAGAGGGTGCGGAGGATAcgagaggagag AGAGCGTGAGGAGCGAGAGGAGGCGGAACGCGAGGGCAGGCAGCTTCAGGAAGACGAGCCCGACGAAGAACACATGCCCAGCCCctttcagccaatcagcaaCGTGATCTGTGAG AACGAggacaaagagaaggagaggaagaggcagaaagtgCTGCAGGACACCCGGACCAACAACCAGCCGATGGgtggacaggaggaggaggaggagtacgAGGAGGAGGCAGACGACACAAGACAAACAGCGGAAAACGGCAGCTCAG CTACACCAGgagagcaggacaggaagaagACGAGGAAGCTGCACCTGAAGAGGAAGCACCGGGTGGACCCGCTCAGGACAGAGGACGGGGCAGCAGAGAGCCccacccctcctccacctcctcctccag TGGGATGGGCCACACCCAAAGTGTCTAGGCTGCCCAAACTAGAGCCGCTCGGGGACTCCAGACACTCTG ACTTTTTCAAGAAGCCGCTGCCGCCTCTAGCGAACAGGCCGCGGCCTAATGGCGACGCTAGTGACGTCATTTTTTAA
- the arl13b gene encoding ADP-ribosylation factor-like protein 13B isoform X2 codes for MFSLMANCCNWLKRWREPARKVTLVMVGLDNAGKTATVRGIQGENPQDVAPTVGFSKVDLKQGKFEVTIFDLGGGKRIRGIWKNYYSESHGVVFVVDSSDVQRIQETRETMAEVLQHPRIAGKPVLVLANKQDQEGALAEADIIENLSLEKLVNENKCLCQIEPCSAVLGYGKKVDKSIKKGLKWLLNNIAKDYEAITERVQKDTAEQRALEEQDKKERAERVRRIREEREREEREEAEREGRQLQEDEPDEEHMPSPFQPISNVICENEDKEKERKRQKVLQDTRTNNQPMGGQEEEEEYEEEADDTRQTAENGSSATPGEQDRKKTRKLHLKRKHRVDPLRTEDGAAESPTPPPPPPPVGWATPKVSRLPKLEPLGDSRHSGKDACDVR; via the exons ATGTTTAGCCTGATGGCGAACTGCTGCAACTGGCTGAAACGATGGCGAGAGCCTGCAAG GAAAGTGACTCTGGTGATGGTCGGTCTGGATAACGCAGGAAAGACGGCCACAGTGCGAGGAATCCAAGGAG aGAACCCCCAAGATGTGGCTCCCACAGTCGGCTTCTCCAAGGTGGACCTGAAGCAGGGCAAGTTCGAGGTGACCATCTTCGACCTGGGCGGCGGGAAGAGGATACGAGGCATCTGGAAGAACTACTACTCTGAGTCTCACGGCGTGGTCTTCGTGGTGGACTCCAGCGACGTCCAGAGGATCCAGGAGACGCGGGAGACGATGGCCGAGGTCCTGCAGCACCCACGCATCGCCGGGAAACCTGTGCTTGT GCTCGCCAACAAACAGGACCAGGAGGGAGCGCTGGCCGAAGCAGACATCATCGAGAACCTGTCGCTAGAGAAGCTTGTTAACGAGAACAAGTGTCTGTGTCAGATC GAGCCGTGCTCTGCTGTCCTAGGCTACGGCAAAAAGGTCGACAAGTCCATCAAGAAGGGCCTGAAGTGGCTGCTCAACAATATTGCCAAAGACTACGAGGCCATTACAGAGCGCGTGCAGAAGGACACGGCCGAGCAGCGGGCTCTGGAGGAGCAGGACAAGAAGGAGAGGGCGGAGAGGGTGCGGAGGATAcgagaggagag AGAGCGTGAGGAGCGAGAGGAGGCGGAACGCGAGGGCAGGCAGCTTCAGGAAGACGAGCCCGACGAAGAACACATGCCCAGCCCctttcagccaatcagcaaCGTGATCTGTGAG AACGAggacaaagagaaggagaggaagaggcagaaagtgCTGCAGGACACCCGGACCAACAACCAGCCGATGGgtggacaggaggaggaggaggagtacgAGGAGGAGGCAGACGACACAAGACAAACAGCGGAAAACGGCAGCTCAG CTACACCAGgagagcaggacaggaagaagACGAGGAAGCTGCACCTGAAGAGGAAGCACCGGGTGGACCCGCTCAGGACAGAGGACGGGGCAGCAGAGAGCCccacccctcctccacctcctcctccag TGGGATGGGCCACACCCAAAGTGTCTAGGCTGCCCAAACTAGAGCCGCTCGGGGACTCCAGACACTCTGGTAAAGATGCATGTGACGTCCGGTGA